Proteins found in one Triticum aestivum cultivar Chinese Spring chromosome 4D, IWGSC CS RefSeq v2.1, whole genome shotgun sequence genomic segment:
- the LOC123097623 gene encoding uncharacterized protein — translation MLWLALPGLLDGRLLRCLYYFLLLCCLYWSRSSTGDMGELNPTGLFSTPLELVPLADPRKGMHPAGEAGLLLEPAPNAPEGYCPMLPWLFRLCASEGEKEEFIMLVKL, via the exons ATGTTGTGGCTAGCGCTGCCCGGACTACTGGACGGCCGGCTACTGCGCTGCCTCTACTACTTTCTACTACTATGCTGCCTCTACTGGTCTCGAAGCAGCACAG GTGACATGGGAGAACTAAATCCAACTGGACTGTTCTCAACTCCTCTTGAACTAGTGCCTCTAGCAGATCCAAGAAAAGGTATGCATCCAGCAGGAGAAGCTGGACTGCTACTTGAGCCTGCTCCAAATGCTCCCGAAGGGTACTGCCCCATGTTACCTTG GTTGTTTCGGCTCTGTGCATCTGAAGGTGAGAAGGAGGAGTTCATCATGCTTGTGAAGCTTTGA